The genomic DNA TACTCAATTTGCATTGTTGACATTTGCCTCCGTCAAAATCTTGTCTATGCAAACCTTATCTACTACATTAAATTATTTTACAATTACATCAAGGGCGAATACCCTTGCTCAAAAAAATTTAATGAATGATGCGATTGTAATTATTCCAGTTCCGGTTTTTTTCTAAGCTCTTTTTGTTTGGCTCGTTGTCGCTTATTCGCCTTTATCTGTTGCTTCACTTCTTCGGGCATCGCTGTTGCCTTGCGTTCTTTTTTCTTATACAAAGCCGGGTAAGCAATTGTAATAATTTATCGTAAGCTAATTTTTTGTTTCCCAACTGAGTGCGTTCAGCCTGTGCAGTAATACTAATTTTGCCGTTTTCATTTAGCCGCTTAGCCAGTATCTTATTTATCAGCTGTTTTTGTTCCTCATCAAATTGACTGCTGCCGTTTATATCAAACAAAAGTTCCACTTTTGTTTCTACTTTATTTACATTTTGTCCGCCCTTACCACCACTACGTGAGGTGCGGTATTCTATTTCCGAATCAGGAATTTGCATCAGCTACTTTAAAAAAAATCGATGTAAATAATTATCAATACATCTTACCAAACCTTGCAGGGTCATACTCATGCATCATGTTATATACTGCTTCGGTAATTTGCTCAGCATTCGATTTCGAAAAATAATCACCATCGCTGCCATAAGCAGGGCGATGATCTTTACTCGATATCGTTATTGGTTTACTATCAAGATATTGATATCCATTTTTCTCATCCACTATTTTTTGCAACATATATCCTGTTGCACCACCCGTAACATCTTCATCTACTAAAACCAACTTATTCGTTTTCTTCAAACTTTCTATAATCAGATTATTGGTATCAAAAGGTATAAGACTTTGCGGGTCTATCAACTCTACACTTATACCCAACTCATTTAGTTGTTGTATGGCATCTTGCGCTACGCGCAAGGTGCTACCGTACGATACCATGGTAACATCCGTACCCACGCATAATTTTTCAGCTACTCCGGGTATTAGCGTAAACTCACCAAGGTTGGCAGGCATCTGTTCTTTAAGGCGATAGCCATTCAAACATTCAATAATAAGTGCCGGGCTGTCGCTTTGCATCAGCGTATTGTAGTATCCTGCTGCTTGTGTCATATTGCGCGGCACCAGCACATACATACCTCGCAATGCACCAAGTATAAACTGCATAGGCGAGCCGCTATGCCACACCCCTTCTAGGCGATGACCACGCGTACTCACAATAAGTGGCGCCCGCTGATAGCCCTTAGTACGATAGGTTAAACAAGCAACATCGTCCGACAATATTTGTATGGCATAAGCCAGGTAATCGAGATATTGAATTTCGGCAATGGGGCGTAAACCACGTAACGATAACCCTATACCCTGGCCAATAATAGTGGCCTCGCGTATACCGGTATCCTGTACACGCAACTCTCCATACTTTTGCTGCAAGCCTGCATAGGTCTGATTTACGCCTCCTATTTTACCCACGTCTTCGCCAAACACACACATTTCGGGATACTTATTTAACAATGCATCAAAGTTGGCAAGCAATACCTCGCGTGCATCAGCCATGTGCTGCGGTTCATGATACACCGGTGCCACCGGCTTTACGTTAAGTGCATTGCCTTCAAATTCGCTGTATAAGAAACTACTATAACGGTCATGTGCTTCGGCAGCAAAGTCATTCATAAATTGCACTGCGGCCTCTCGCGCTTCGCTGTGCTCGCCTATAGTTGCTCGCAAACATTTTTTTATTGCCACCATAATTCCTTTACGTTCAGGCTCTTTATTTTCTTCAAACTCCGCAACTACTTTATTTACAAGTTCGCCTTTACTAGTTTGTGCTGCCAGTGCATTCAATATTGTGGTCGCTCGCGCCTTATCGGCACTTACAGATTTTACAAAATTATCCCACGCATTTTTCTTTCCTGCATTGGCATTCGCCTTCGCTTCTGCTTCCAGCTTATCAAGCTCCGCATCTTCGGCCAATCCATTGCTTAGAATAAACTCGCGCATTTTTATCAGACAATCAAATTCCGATTCCCACTCAAGCCGCTCTTTCGATTTATAACGCTCGTGCGATCCACTGGTACTATGCCCTTGTGGTTGCGTTACTTCCATCACATGAAACAATGCCGGTGTGTGTGTTTCTCTGCACTCAGCCACACCTACGCTATACATCTCGCACAGGGTGGGGTAATCCCAACCCGGTGCCGAGTAAATATTAAATCCCTCTTTGGTATTTGTTCTGGCAAAACCACTCAATGCCTCGCTTATACTTTGCTTAATAGTCTGATACCTTTTCGATACCGAAATACCATACCCATCATCCCACACACTCATGGCCAAAGGTACTTGCAGCACACCTGCGGCATTCATCGTTTCCCAAAACAAACCTTCGCTTGTACTTGCATCACCTATAGTACCAAAGGCCACCTCATTTCCATTAATCGAAAAGTTTTCGAAATCGGCAGTGTTCAACTCATTGTTTTCGCGATACAATTTCGATGCATACGCCAATCCAAGCAAGCGTGGCATTTGCCCGGCAGTAGGCGAAATATCTGCCGAAGAATTTTTCATCTGCGTTTGTGGCAACCAATTGCCGGCATCGTCCACAAGGCGTGTAGCAAAGTGCCCATTCATCAACCTACCTTGCGAACACACATCGGCATCCCTATCTGTGTTGGCATACAACTGCGCAAAATATTGCTCTACTGTAAGCAAGCCTGCTGCCATCATAAACGTTTGATCGCGATAATATCCCGACCTAAAATCCCCGTTCTTAAACGCTTTAGCCATTGCCAGTTGCGCCACCTCCTTGCCATCACCAAAAATTCCAAACTTGGCCTTTCCGGTAAGCACTTCCTTACGCCCTATCAAACTGGCATGCCTGCTCAACTGCCCTATATAATAATCGTTCAGCACGGTTAGCTTAAAATCCTCGAAACTCATTTTCTCAGTATCAACTGCTGTGTTCTTTTTACGCATACTCCTTATATTTTATTTAATGCAAAATGGTCGTTTATTATTTTTTAATGATAACATGTGGGCGCACCTCTTATGTACAAAACCAACTGCGCCAATACCTGCCCCCTTTTTGTACATGCGCGGCCGGGCTATCCGCTGCTACTCCTCGTGCATCCCACAACCTTCGCATACTGCGGGGTATCCGCTACTATCCCTTGCGCAAGCCTGCTATGGTTAGTAAGTACAACATCGGGCAACAATTCTCCTAAAAATCAATACAACCCAAACTACACCACCTACTATCTAATCGGTCAAATTTACAAGTTGATTCTTACAGCCGCAAATTTTGGTGATGCAATTGTCCATGTTTGGCGTCACAGCTATGCGCTCCAATCATAGACTAAAATTTCCCTTTTTCATCTTTCTTACTCACATTTAATACTTGTTTACGTATTGTAATTAAACTCTAAAAATTTATCACGATGAAAAAACATATTATTTTAACATGCCTTGCATTTCTGTTCGCTTTTTCGATACAAGCACAATCTAGTTTTACTAATGCTGTCTTAGAATGGTATAATGCAGGCTATAACTTAGCTCCAGTGCCGCCACCAGGCACACCGGGCATTGTTGGGCCCGACTATGGTTGCCTCCCATTTACAGGGAGACAAACTTGGTTTTACTCACCAGCTTGCTACGATCATAGTTTAAATTCTATTAAGATTTATAGCATCTTATATTCCAATTCGAATTCAGATTCACTAGGAATTATTATTTATGGACCATTTAACTCTAAGGTTACTAATGCTACCGACTTCAACAGTAGCAAAATATTATTTTGTGGCACGTTTGATGTTGATATTGGAAGCACAATCGATTTTTACCCTCAAGATTCACTTATGGCGCCAAATTATTATTACTACGTTATTACAGCCAACAATTCTTTTGATAATGCAGCAACAGCATTGAATATTAATTTACCCTTTCAAATGAAAGAACATCCTTGCTTTGAATGCAACGATAAAGTATCACAAATAGAAGTGCCTAACTTTTGCTATTTAGGTGTAGATACCGCAATAAACAAATGTGAGTTGATTTGGGAAGACAAACCAGGTCAAAATGCTCAAGGAACTATTATCTTTGGTCAATCTAATAGTCTTACTTACGACTCCATTGCTACCATAACAATAGATAGCCTTAGCACATTTGTAGATTTAACCTCAAGCCCGAGCCAACATTCGTTTAGATACAAAATACAAGCGGTTGATTCTTGTGGAAATTATCTTGCTGGCAATATTGTCAAAACATTGGCAACAATACATTTATTATCTTTCCCAGGTGGCAACAATCAGGCACAATTGCTTTGGAATGCATTAATAGGTTCACCTTATTATTACATCTTCCGAAATTCTAATGGCAGTGGATGGCAACTCATAGATAGCATTGGCACTATTAATCAGGTTATTACCTACACCGATATTTATGCACCGCAAGGTAGTAATCAATATACTATTGGAATTCTGCAAACTGGCCCATGCACAGCAAGCAAAGTATCGAGCAATGCTTACATCTTCTCGAATGTTACTACCACCCTTGTTACGGCCACGGAAGAACTTACCAATAGTAACCGTATTTCTATTTATCCAAATCCATCAAGTACACATGCTATTATCGATTGGTCGTACCTCACCGATGAATCTGTAACCATTACCATATACGATTTGAAAGGACAAATGCATGCAATGCATAATAATGTTACCAATCGTAAAATGGCCTTATATACCTCTGCATTACCCAAAGGAATTTATTATGTTAACATTGCAGGCAGCAAAACTTACAAAAGCAAGTTGGTGGTGGTACAATAATTTTTTAGAATGAACTATGCTTAGTGCTAAGTTGGTCTGATTAAATACACTCCTCATTCGTTCATAACAAAATTCTTTTAGTTAGTGTACCTGATATACTCCATCAAAGGATAAAATGCAAAAAAGAGGCTTACGGGCCTCCTTGCTCTGTTAATTGAATATTTTAAAAAAAGGTAGCCTTATTTTTTTACAAACTTACTTTCGCTGCCATTTGCAAAAATAACAGTGTAAACACCTACCGGTAAAGTCTGTATATCAATATTGTTGGTTGCTGTAAATTTCAAAACTTCTTTTCCTTCGGCATTTTTAACTGTACCTGTATTACGCTCTATAAAATTCAGTTTATCAACAGCCGGATTAGGAAATACTAAATCTTCTTTTGATTCAGATTCTGTAACGTTAGAAGTTGCAATCGACTTATTGCTTGATTGTACCATTGGAAATATTTTGGTTGCCAAACATAACTGTCCACCCTGCACTAAATTGGCACTTCCATTTATTAAACCATTTGCTGCTGAGTGTGCTTGCACATCAAACAATAATACAACTTCGCCTGGCTTGGTTTCAAATAAGTTTGTTACATCCAATATTCCTGATGATTCCCAATTGCCTAAATCAGTAATTGCAACATCCGATTGCATAAAAGGTACAGCATTACGATCCATTTCAAGTATACGTGCCATAGCGCCAGACATTGGGTCAAGCTCAAACACAGAAGCTTCCATGCCGCTTGTTAATCCAAATCCTGTTACTGATTTGTCTTCTTGCAAATACACCATTCCATTAGATGCCCAAGTTAAATTGTCGGGTGAGCGCAAACCAAAATCAGGACCTGAAAATAAACCACCACCAGCATCATTACCATCGTACACTACTTTTAAACTTGCTTCAATGTTGTCTATTTGCGATAATGGCATATTTAATTTTGCCATAAGGCTGCTATCGTTAAAGTCAATTAAATAGGTTGTACCCCAGCTATCAACTCCATTAAATATAGAGCTTAAACCTGTAGAGGCAAAAATAACCTGCGTAGGGTCATTTGGATTTGTCTCCACATCTTCGGGACGTGAAAATTTAAAATAATTTTTAAGGTTAGCTAACGAATCTTGCTGTGTTTGAAAAGGGAATCCAAAAGCATCGAAACCTGCAGTTCCTTTCAATGCTGGTAAAAAATGATCGAACTTTACAAAACGTCCGTTTCTGATATTGCCTGTACCATTAAAGGTGGTATAGTCACGCTCTCCATTTACTGCAAAGTCGTCAGACACCACACGTACAACTGCCCATTGGCAAGTCCATTATTTTTCAAAAAGCTAAGGTTTACCGGATAGTTTTGAGCAACGGTACCTTTTTCGCCAACATACAACAATAATGGAGCACCACCACGGTCGTCAGCAATTATCATGACTACCTTGTTGGTACCATAATTAGCAATAGCAGCAACATTCTCGTAGCCGGACGACCCATCATTGGCACAACATAAATATCGCGAGCATTTACATCAAGTGCAGCCATCTGTCCATTTGATGTTTCTTCACCTGCAAAGAATACATCACGTGTAAATCCTAAAGCTCCAGCCTTTATCCCAGTTGCTGAACATAAACGAGAAAAACCATCGTTTGGTCCGGTGCTTGAGCCTTCATTGATTTGTGATGCATTGGTAACTATTT from Bacteroidota bacterium includes the following:
- a CDS encoding aminoacyl-tRNA hydrolase, whose amino-acid sequence is MQIPDSEIEYRTSRSGGKGGQNVNKVETKVELLFDINGSSQFDEEQKQLINKILAKRLNENGKISITAQAERTQLGNKKLAYDKLLQLLTRLCIRKKNARQQRCPKK
- a CDS encoding T9SS type A sorting domain-containing protein is translated as MKKHIILTCLAFLFAFSIQAQSSFTNAVLEWYNAGYNLAPVPPPGTPGIVGPDYGCLPFTGRQTWFYSPACYDHSLNSIKIYSILYSNSNSDSLGIIIYGPFNSKVTNATDFNSSKILFCGTFDVDIGSTIDFYPQDSLMAPNYYYYVITANNSFDNAATALNINLPFQMKEHPCFECNDKVSQIEVPNFCYLGVDTAINKCELIWEDKPGQNAQGTIIFGQSNSLTYDSIATITIDSLSTFVDLTSSPSQHSFRYKIQAVDSCGNYLAGNIVKTLATIHLLSFPGGNNQAQLLWNALIGSPYYYIFRNSNGSGWQLIDSIGTINQVITYTDIYAPQGSNQYTIGILQTGPCTASKVSSNAYIFSNVTTTLVTATEELTNSNRISIYPNPSSTHAIIDWSYLTDESVTITIYDLKGQMHAMHNNVTNRKMALYTSALPKGIYYVNIAGSKTYKSKLVVVQ
- a CDS encoding T9SS type A sorting domain-containing protein, with product MSDDFAVNGERDYTTFNGTGNIRNGRFVKFDHFLPALKGTAGFDAFGFPFQTQQDSLANLKNYFKFSRPEDVETNPNDPTQVIFASTGLSSIFNGVDSWGTTYLIDFNDSSLMAKLNMPLSQIDNIEASLKVVYDGNDAGGGLFSGPDFGLRSPDNLTWASNGMVYLQEDKSVTGFGLTSGMEASVFELDPMSGAMARILEMDRNAVPFMQSDVAITDLGNWESSGILDVTNLFETKPGEVVLLFDVQAHSAANGLINGSANLVQGGQLCLATKIFPMVQSSNKSIATSNVTESESKEDLVFPNPAVDKLNFIERNTGTVKNAEGKEVLKFTATNNIDIQTLPVGVYTVIFANGSESKFVKK
- a CDS encoding transketolase, which produces MRKKNTAVDTEKMSFEDFKLTVLNDYYIGQLSRHASLIGRKEVLTGKAKFGIFGDGKEVAQLAMAKAFKNGDFRSGYYRDQTFMMAAGLLTVEQYFAQLYANTDRDADVCSQGRLMNGHFATRLVDDAGNWLPQTQMKNSSADISPTAGQMPRLLGLAYASKLYRENNELNTADFENFSINGNEVAFGTIGDASTSEGLFWETMNAAGVLQVPLAMSVWDDGYGISVSKRYQTIKQSISEALSGFARTNTKEGFNIYSAPGWDYPTLCEMYSVGVAECRETHTPALFHVMEVTQPQGHSTSGSHERYKSKERLEWESEFDCLIKMREFILSNGLAEDAELDKLEAEAKANANAGKKNAWDNFVKSVSADKARATTILNALAAQTSKGELVNKVVAEFEENKEPERKGIMVAIKKCLRATIGEHSEAREAAVQFMNDFAAEAHDRYSSFLYSEFEGNALNVKPVAPVYHEPQHMADAREVLLANFDALLNKYPEMCVFGEDVGKIGGVNQTYAGLQQKYGELRVQDTGIREATIIGQGIGLSLRGLRPIAEIQYLDYLAYAIQILSDDVACLTYRTKGYQRAPLIVSTRGHRLEGVWHSGSPMQFILGALRGMYVLVPRNMTQAAGYYNTLMQSDSPALIIECLNGYRLKEQMPANLGEFTLIPGVAEKLCVGTDVTMVSYGSTLRVAQDAIQQLNELGISVELIDPQSLIPFDTNNLIIESLKKTNKLVLVDEDVTGGATGYMLQKIVDEKNGYQYLDSKPITISSKDHRPAYGSDGDYFSKSNAEQITEAVYNMMHEYDPARFGKMY